Below is a window of Aphis gossypii isolate Hap1 unplaced genomic scaffold, ASM2018417v2 Contig00398, whole genome shotgun sequence DNA.
TCTACTACCTCATCATCACTGACATCTAAGTACATTTAGAACAGTTAATCAACTCTAAGTgaacagtaataaatatataaaacaactttattcttaccaaaaatatttcttcttTCATGATGGACATCATGATTTTCAACAACTTCATctgaaagaaaataaataaatgcatttcatgttttaaaccataaattcattttatatttaccatcCATATTATGGTTCAATACTTCTCCATTGGGTATATCTAGCAACTGAGGTACTTGATTTTCAACAGCttcatctaaaataaaacaaatgtaatttatattatattgatatattgctTTctctaaattactataaatttgtCCTATTGCCAGTGCTCGCATTCTTTCTTCATATCCAGCTACACTATAAGaacaacgttttaaaaatgttcctaCGCTTATTAATCCTTGCCGAAGTTGATGACTTGCAGACTTAATCCGCTTATCGTTGGCGACATATTTTGCCCGTTTTGTATGTAAAATGACTAAACCATTGTCTGTTTGGTTAAGCTTTATTGAAtagttttcaataagtttgcatatatttccttaaaaaaaaaaaattgtttcaacaCAATAAACTAGGTTATAAATgtagtgtaaaaaaatgttttattttacctaaaaaTACCCAAATATTTGGATGAGAAGTCTGGAACATTTGTCGTAGTTTATTGTGAAACgattcaacattattattagtcctaaatttttttttgtatacagaCAGTACTTCTACACCAACGTTTTGCAGCCAAtatctgttaaaaattaattttaataatgatttttacaaatatttagtaggtattacaAATACTAATCATTGCAGTCATTGCACTCAATTAGAGCTTAAGGTTTACATACCGTTCATAGTAATTGAACAACCTGAGCATATTTACATTATGCATAGATGCATAACGCTTTGCTTCAATAAATCCTTCTTCAATTCGTTGAGCTGGAAGTAAAGGAATTACCATAATCAtcttcaatgtttttaaagcGGCTTCATTAGTGttgattaaattcaaataacctgaacattatttctttttacaattttgatcGAGCCTCGACATAGGTACTTTGACGATTCTTTgcatttatagtacctatagtaataaattataatttataagtttatcatataaaagttaaatttatgtattgcatttaaataaacatttaaacatgtttgatggtatataggtatctaatgattataattaatgataattcctagttattagaaaatattgaaacattaattctatatttttataaatcattgtaagATATAAAgatgtatattaattgatttatacattacaataatatttaaacatattattgaagacaattaaataataattgccactaatattttggtttatgtAAGAATTTCATCTATAACACAGTATTgcaaatttgattaaattaagatatattattaattggatccatgtaggtataaatgtattttatatccaTTTAGTAtccacaaaattataattaaataataaaaataaataatatatagaatagcCCAAGAACATGAATGTAACTACATTTtgttaagtaggtaatatgGAAAAATAACTACTTGctttgtttacataataatttcctTAACACCCCTGCTATTACTTTTGGATTCTAAGAGAAACAACGAAGCTAGTGGTTTTACACTAGtttatttcttctttttttattctatataggAAGCTACAAactagttttatatttgtatttgatgtcaaaaaaaattgtttataatagattaaaaaaataaaaaagaatagaaaaagattacacatttacaaatatattatttgcaataaattcaaaatataaatgattacagCATAGGCGTAACAAGACTTCAAAGTTGGAGGCTTTAGTCATTCatagcatttttttaaaaagtaaataaggtGGAGGCTTTGCCcccaaatgtaatataaatttaaatcaataaattaatattttttttattattaaggtgtgtgtataataattatcataaaaagtgCAATGAGGAGGTaaacataaactattaaaatgtgttattttagtTAAGTACAAAGTTCTTGATTTTTATATCAGtgaaattatagaatttatatgggtaacataataataatacacttgtCATTACAGTTTAAGCTTCTGCTCACTGTATGctcaataggtaggtacctatattatattggcattttttaaaaaaaaaaaggtttcaaCAGCTATAAGAGACAACTTAGAGAACTGATTTAGAAATATAGTTGAGTAAACTTGAGTAGTTGACATTGatgaaaatgttatcatatAACATCACTAGATGTGAAACTTGTTGAAACAGAAAGTGATAgatgtagtattttatataaatttagaaaaacagATCACTACTTCTACAATTAATGTTACATTGGGTCTATTATTCTGGGTGaagattatttttgtgtttacttTATTGACAATTCCTATGCAGTATGTAGGtactgtataattaaaattatacttacttggtattgtttctttttgagccattttttacataaatgtacCCTTGATGCTCCATGATGattgaaacaatttaaagataaaatattaaatttcaactcACCAAaagtctataatctatattatggatattaatatattatacaaactcgaaactatagatattaatactaatttattaattgtgtacgttttatttttgtctgaGCGATATTGTAACCAAATACTAATCTATAGTATTTGTTGTAACTATTATCTTATCAGatttctataaatagtattaaaaactatCTTAAACCACACGCACATCGCccgtattttatatgaaaaaaaaacgtgggcagaattaaataataataattgtgaaatttttaattcgatGTTTATTACGCCTATAGACAAATATGAGATTGAAAGATAAACacaacaaatcaaaaatcataCAACTTTCTTTGAAAATGGTCTAACAAAtcttattctaaaaaaaactgcTAGTATACCATATCGTACCCActgacaaaattatttaatcactcAATCTCTTTGGGTATCTATTTATCCATTTATTTGCTTAAAAGatgtataattgtacataCACCTGATGACCCCACAATCTGTAATAACTAttactatagagtatagaccaATAACCTTATCTTTATTgctatctaaaatatttgaaaaatgcctaaaaatcagaataatgacatttttaaatagtaaacattttttctctaAAACCTATTTGGTTTATGACTGACAGGTATACTGATGAtgcattatttgaaattaataaatgtatttattcaaacCTGGATTAGatgtaaaaaaagattttgattgtataaatcatagaatttttttaaaaaaaattaaactattgcgGGTTGAGAGGAAAAATGCatcatgaattattaattaatacctatctaaCAAATAGATCGTAAGTAGTTAGGGTTTACGATTCTATAGTACGCCATTAGAGGTACCATATGGTGTAAGTACCTCAAGGTACGGTTCTGTAggcctatattttattatatgtataaatggttTGCTGAaactaatctaaaatataaacacaatttgcTATGCAGATGATACTGCTATTTTGATTCACTTTTTCTaaactcaaatattattataaacaaaattaaaccttggtttgataataatctattaGAAATAAACCTTGACAAatcgaaatatatttatttttttataaatctggaAAATATTGATTCGAAATATAAGATACTCGTTAGTTTAAcaaacaatcataatataggGCATAAACAATACAGGTGATAATAAATCCACTGCTTtgctttctataaataaaattaaataccttgGTGTAACACttgataataaactttaatggGATCATcacataaacaatttaaccAGTACAatacataagttttttttatatctttcatgatgttaaatatattttcattatacagATGAAaagacttatatatatttcgctTGTTCAATCAATAGGCATTGAATTATGGAATAATTGTGTGGGGTCAGGCATATAACTCACATGCAAATTCTTTAAAGTCAACTATAAATAGCCTActtaaattcttattaaataaaccaaaatattccAATAATGAATATGTGTACCATACTACCATGatctaaatgtatataacgtcaaagctttatattttaataatatctcaaTTGCTCTATACAAACACAGACATGATACTATATTTTCTATCAAACACGAATATTGTACtagatacaaaaattattaacatatgttaataatttttaatatttaattaatattattatattataatagaaaaattctaTTCCTATTGTAATACACTTTGAAGGGttctgaaaattaatattatatttgattttcatagtttaagacattttaagctgtaaataaaacacaaaaaaatgttaacgaaattgatattgtataaattttacgACCTTTCACtggtattatttgttttgtaatattgtttttgtgaaCTCGTTACAAACCCTCCACCACAAGCTTTTAGCTTATTGGAGGGTtgcaaatatgtatatactcgtattatttaaatatctttaaattttgtttttattgtaattgtttttaaatactgtgggatattaatttgtatgtacgaaaagaaattattttcaaaaataaattattattgttattatattatatatgaatcgtgtttgaaaaacataataataaaatcaaaaacttggAAAGCATAcgcgattataatttataaaagcagCCCGTTGTCGACGGAAATTGAAACCTTTTGACagacattattacattattattattaggtacattcattggaaatttttaaatcaattttttaatcaacaaattgatgattcaattaatttatttgcttcAAACAAAAGGAGATgatgtaatatgtaaattcaatcaaataaagttgttttttgtttaaactttattatgtttttcttataaatattagaactAATAGTGTAActttatatgtaatttttcttttaaaaaattattaatgatactaTGACAAAGTATAAGTAGATGAAAGATGTTGCGGTAAATCTTCCCATAAGTATTTAGGTACTTGCAATTTTTTTGCCCCACTCCCCTGAGCTAAATTCCAGCGGGCGTCCCTGCCTACAGGTatgatcataaataaatgtttttatattacctacattgattttatatggttatataggtacattggttttattagtttttcacTTTTACCAGTTTTAGCAAGTCAcgtttttttatgtaagtacCAATGTCTTCGGGTAGCAATACTGAtctaaaaatttcatatatatCTATCTcaggatttattttatttacaaaatgtattatagatgATCTCCTTAACTACAACAGTGTCTGATAGTTGATACATTGGTCTAAGACttaaaaacttgttttttttctccttgtatatttattacataatacatatacttgTTATTCCACCTTGGTTCTTTATaggtaactttttaaaaattcgaaataaaaaactacTGACAATTTGAGAAACAAAAGTTATTTGAGTTAagtatacaacaaatattacctactaataaaGTGAatgttcttaaataattttttatatgttttggcACAAGTCTTAGTCACTACAGCTTGATTCTGACAGAGACTAATTAACTTTAGTCTTATCCCCAAAATTGTTAAAGACTCGACACTTTATTAACGAAGGTCTTTAAGACCATACTAAcactttttaaacaatttgaaccaaattaaaatctaagaaaattataaccatCCAAATGGATTGCCACTCATGCCCCTTAAACAGAAATATGTGGTATTATGTAAGTCCAGAAATCTACGGTCCAGGTTTGTACGGTCCAGATTTGTAAGGTCCAAAATTATACGGCCCAGATATGTACGTTCCTGATATGTTAGGTTTGTACAGTCCATAATTCTACGGTTCAAAATTATACTGTCCAGGTATGTACGATCCGGGTTTTTACGGTCCAGATTTATAAATTCCAGGTTTATACGTGTCCCCTTTTTTACCTTCAAAGCTTGAATTTTATAGCACTCTAAccgatgaaaatattactgatGACGATTATATACATGCGAAAAATGTATGCAAcgtgtttaatataaagaCATTAAGTGAATATAgcgatcattatttaaaaactgatgTTGGTATACTAGCTgatgtgtttgaaaatttcagagACTTATGTTTATCTACTCTTGAGCTAGATCCTGCTTATTATATGACTGCTCCAGGATTTGGGTATGACTGTATGCTTAAATATACTAAGATCGAATTAGAAAGGTTAAAATGTCCTAACATGCTTTTGTTTATCGAGAACTCAATTCGTGGGGGAATAACTCAATCAACTAAAAGGTATGCTAAAGCAAATATACCAAATATTGAAggattgaattataattataaagaaccGATTACATGGATAACATATCTTgattgtgtaaatttatatggaaAGTTTATGTAACCTAACCTTGCCAGAGGTCGTAATTAAACCGCGTTACTACACTACGTctaggaaatatttttctcgcTGGTCGATGTAGCTCATTAGCTATACTCTCTAAGGTTgtcattaaactataatatttctctCGCGTAGTTCttctaaaatagatattatttcattattaacacCAGTATTACCAATACTTTGCGATGatgttaaaagatttaatttagttactaGTTCATTCGGGTCGTCATAAAAACTAATTGCGTTTGCGGTAttacatctttatataaaCCTGAACCTTTCTTAGGTGCAgtgttaagtaaaattaaaaaaaaattaaacatattttaactgCAGGATTTGTAACCATAGAACTGTTTGCTTctggattaaaataaaatggttcgTTTTTCATGGTCGTATCATCATTAACATTACTACCTACGTTTAGCGTTCGAACTAAATAAATGATCCTTAATTGATGTAAAGTTAATTTGAGGAGATCTAAGGTTGTTCATTTTAGCTATATGTTCGTTTAACTGTTTTTCTTCATGTTTCATTCGTTCATATAGAGGTTTTACAACGACTGACCATTCATGATACTTTGAGGTTTTAGGTTTCTCATCTTCTTTTAAATGAACTccagtagttttcaaaatgtaatagttTTCTATATCTTctatagttgtttttttcgGTTCCTTCTCACATAAAAAGACCATAGTCCTATAGTCCATGGATAGTATTTATCGAGCAGCTGTAAGTTACcatgactaaaaattataacatgttttccaattttatatgaatcactgactttatcataatacataccGTAGGATTTATCATATCGTTTTATTGTAgaacgtttattattaaaaaatgttcaaatgatgaatttaatttatcgtcATCATCTTCGTTACTAGAGCATAtggtttctattttttttagttcagtTGGTTGtgaattaggtacataaagtatttttttctgtccGTGTACTTAATGGTTCGATTATTGGCTTAAATACATCACGGTAATAGTTGTCAGAATCTATAACACCACGTTtcatttccattattttccgtttaatatttttttttgacgctattcaattttctaacaaaactttttctttgttcattgtaaattataaacccAATATAACTGTATCGGATGACTACTGATAGCACTATGTACGGAATAACAGTACtacagtgtatatatatatatatatatatatataaattattttattttaataaacgtatGGAAACCGCATCTATATCTTCCTTCATTCATTTCCGAGTTTTATCGATAACCAAAAACCCATAATCACTGTGATTCCAACAGAAATGAGACATTTTCCGAAATTCTGAGAAATC
It encodes the following:
- the LOC126554005 gene encoding uncharacterized protein LOC126554005, whose product is MIMVIPLLPAQRIEEGFIEAKRYASMHNVNMLRLFNYYERYWLQNVGVEVLSVYKKKFRTNNNVESFHNKLRQMFQTSHPNIWVFLGNICKLIENYSIKLNQTDNGLVILHTKRAKYVANDKRIKSASHQLRQGLISVGTFLKRCSYSVAGYEERMRALAIGQIYNEAVENQVPQLLDIPNGEVLNHNMDGKYKMNLWFKT